One Mycobacteroides abscessus ATCC 19977 genomic window carries:
- a CDS encoding acyl-CoA dehydrogenase family protein has translation MTTAISTTATDLDVALGDPFCPANPHGATAILAADERAERALATYQLLADLGLQRMFVPIELGGDLVDIPSLVRVLAPVFGRDMGLGLGFGVTTLMAALNVWHSGDDRQRRRVADQVLTGAPLSVAYHELDHGNDMAANEVRAVATAGGYRLSGRKEVINNASRASAAVVFARTSDRPGRSHSLFLADLDNVRRLDRFRTTALRTAQLGGLDFHDHQVGVEDRIGAEGHGIEIALKSFQISRVVMAGAGLGPVDVALHLAASFARQRVVYGRRVDQIPHARTNLAIAQSLLLAVEAAVTTAAVGLHTSPQHAGAQAASVKYAAPLLLEYAMEHLAVVLGARFYLRTGPFALFGKHYRDLAPVGIGHAGSTSCLLALLPQVRHLLQPGTAAALPAPGAQLPRLDFSELVLRSGAPDPIVSWTPAATPLTAPGAGDLIEEQARTLERLRGAAERIPASALGVTAPPAAFDLAEQFTKRFVVAAALAVRESDRTEFADAWVRIAIAAVAAHRRGRAVVDPADVDVVVQRIDRHVAGSRSLLLDGHELPRSIPAL, from the coding sequence ATGACCACGGCGATATCCACTACGGCAACCGATCTGGACGTGGCCCTGGGTGATCCCTTCTGCCCGGCCAACCCGCACGGTGCCACTGCGATTCTGGCGGCGGATGAGCGTGCCGAGCGTGCCTTAGCGACCTATCAGCTGCTCGCGGATCTGGGATTACAGCGCATGTTCGTTCCCATCGAGCTGGGCGGTGACCTTGTCGACATCCCGTCGCTGGTGCGCGTGCTGGCCCCGGTGTTCGGGCGCGACATGGGGCTGGGCCTCGGATTCGGTGTCACCACCCTGATGGCTGCGCTCAACGTGTGGCACAGCGGAGACGACCGGCAGCGGCGCCGGGTCGCGGATCAGGTATTGACCGGTGCACCTCTCTCCGTGGCTTATCACGAACTCGACCATGGAAACGACATGGCAGCCAACGAAGTTCGTGCGGTCGCGACGGCCGGTGGCTATCGGTTATCCGGGCGCAAGGAGGTCATCAACAACGCGAGTCGTGCTAGTGCGGCCGTGGTATTCGCCCGTACCTCGGACCGCCCGGGCAGGAGTCATTCGCTGTTCCTGGCGGACCTCGATAACGTCAGGCGGCTCGATCGGTTTCGCACCACGGCCCTGCGAACGGCGCAATTGGGCGGCCTGGACTTCCACGACCATCAGGTGGGTGTCGAAGACCGCATCGGCGCCGAGGGGCACGGCATCGAGATCGCGCTGAAATCGTTCCAGATCAGCCGGGTGGTAATGGCAGGCGCGGGTCTGGGCCCGGTAGACGTGGCGCTGCATCTGGCAGCCTCGTTCGCGCGGCAACGTGTCGTGTACGGCCGTCGTGTCGACCAGATTCCGCATGCTCGAACCAATCTCGCGATCGCACAGTCACTACTGCTGGCGGTCGAGGCTGCCGTAACGACGGCGGCGGTGGGTCTGCACACCTCGCCGCAACACGCCGGCGCGCAGGCGGCTTCCGTCAAATACGCCGCGCCACTGCTGCTTGAGTACGCGATGGAACACCTCGCGGTGGTACTGGGCGCCCGGTTCTATCTGCGGACGGGGCCGTTTGCACTTTTCGGAAAGCACTACCGAGACTTGGCGCCGGTGGGCATCGGTCACGCCGGCAGCACCTCCTGCTTGCTCGCGCTGCTCCCGCAGGTCCGCCATCTGCTGCAGCCGGGCACCGCCGCCGCTCTTCCAGCCCCCGGCGCACAGCTGCCCCGGTTGGACTTCTCCGAGCTCGTTTTGCGCAGTGGCGCACCGGATCCCATCGTGTCATGGACTCCTGCGGCCACACCACTAACCGCCCCCGGTGCGGGTGACCTGATCGAGGAACAGGCACGGACCCTGGAACGGCTGCGCGGTGCGGCAGAGAGGATACCCGCGTCCGCGCTCGGTGTGACCGCGCCGCCGGCGGCATTCGACCTGGCCGAGCAGTTCACGAAGCGGTTTGTCGTGGCCGCGGCACTGGCGGTACGGGAATCCGACCGGACAGAGTTCGCCGACGCCTGGGTGCGGATCGCCATCGCGGCCGTCGCGGCGCACCGGCGTGGTCGCGCGGTGGTCGATCCCGCAGACGTCGACGTGGTGGTGCAGCGGATCGACAGACACGTTGCCGGCTCGCGCTCGTTGTTGCTCGACGGGCATGAGTTGCCCCGCTCGATTCCTGCCC
- a CDS encoding acyl-CoA dehydrogenase family protein, with protein MTTSITLVAPRRFDIVDTVEAALGDARDPDNPAGFAVLAAQDRDDTFPADAIAILDRLRVAEHYVPVADGGRLADYLEVSQLIRVLARRSVTLAVAHAKTFLGAATAWIGARGEQRARLSELVRSGVPVSWGLTEREHGSDLLAGDVAVENGALSGAKWLINNATRGGAVVAIARTSVAGGPRGFDLVLVDKAALSARGAAPTYRHLPKELTHGIRGADISGIEFDGVPVDDTDVLSEPGRGLENVMKALQLTRTLCCSLSVGAAERGLHTAVSFAESRELYGRKLIELPQARRVLTDALADHLLNEVTTCAAIRSIHTLPAELSLHAAAAKYWVPTRTEALLAALRSFVGARAVLDSDDPTAPALSRIERDHRIVSLFDGNTVVNLTTLITQFPVIGRGDLPADSAALVAAAPDADLSRLSLMSRSGSTLLRTLGDAVIQLDGHDLPDGCRRTASALAAVARDIVRAAADAPRNPAETPNASFALAERLAAAIAGAAAVHVYLAYAGTIDSPLWRDGLWLRLALPRALAGADPAAPPSGPDGDHDAAIAALESLNRSDAGFSVLANVLDDETGDRV; from the coding sequence GTGACGACATCGATCACGCTCGTGGCACCGCGACGCTTCGACATTGTCGACACGGTCGAGGCCGCGCTGGGCGATGCCCGCGACCCGGACAACCCGGCTGGTTTCGCAGTGCTGGCGGCACAGGACCGGGACGACACGTTTCCCGCCGACGCCATCGCGATCCTTGACCGTCTTCGCGTCGCCGAGCACTACGTGCCGGTGGCCGACGGCGGCCGTCTGGCCGATTATCTTGAGGTATCTCAGCTCATTCGCGTTCTGGCTCGCCGCAGTGTGACGCTGGCGGTCGCCCACGCCAAGACTTTTCTCGGCGCTGCGACGGCCTGGATTGGCGCGAGAGGCGAGCAGCGCGCCCGCCTCTCCGAGCTGGTTCGGTCGGGAGTGCCGGTCAGCTGGGGTCTCACCGAGCGCGAGCACGGCTCGGACCTGCTCGCCGGAGACGTCGCCGTAGAGAATGGGGCGCTCTCGGGGGCGAAGTGGCTTATCAACAACGCCACCCGTGGCGGCGCGGTAGTGGCCATCGCCCGAACTTCCGTGGCCGGCGGACCCCGCGGATTCGATCTCGTACTGGTCGACAAGGCGGCATTGTCCGCACGGGGAGCGGCACCTACCTATCGGCACCTCCCCAAGGAGCTCACTCACGGCATCCGCGGTGCGGACATATCCGGTATCGAATTTGACGGGGTACCGGTCGACGACACCGATGTCCTGAGTGAGCCCGGGCGCGGTCTGGAGAATGTGATGAAGGCGCTGCAGCTGACTCGCACCCTGTGCTGCAGCCTGTCTGTGGGTGCCGCCGAGCGTGGACTGCACACGGCGGTTTCTTTTGCGGAAAGCCGAGAACTATACGGGCGCAAATTAATCGAGCTACCTCAGGCGCGGCGGGTGCTCACGGACGCCCTCGCTGATCACCTGCTCAACGAGGTGACCACGTGCGCCGCGATCCGCTCGATCCACACGCTGCCCGCCGAGTTATCGCTGCATGCCGCCGCGGCGAAGTACTGGGTGCCGACTCGCACCGAGGCGCTGCTGGCCGCGTTGCGCTCGTTTGTCGGGGCTCGGGCGGTACTCGATTCCGACGACCCGACCGCCCCGGCGCTGAGCCGGATAGAACGCGACCATCGCATTGTCTCCCTGTTCGACGGGAACACCGTGGTCAACCTCACCACGCTCATCACCCAGTTCCCGGTGATCGGCCGCGGCGACCTGCCGGCCGACTCCGCGGCACTGGTCGCCGCGGCGCCCGACGCAGACCTGAGCCGGCTGTCACTCATGAGCCGGTCCGGATCGACGCTGCTGCGTACGCTCGGGGACGCGGTCATCCAGCTCGATGGGCACGACTTGCCCGACGGCTGCCGGCGCACGGCGTCGGCGCTCGCCGCCGTCGCCCGGGATATCGTGCGCGCGGCGGCCGATGCGCCTCGTAACCCCGCGGAGACGCCGAACGCGAGCTTCGCGCTTGCCGAGCGTCTTGCCGCCGCGATCGCCGGTGCCGCGGCGGTGCATGTCTATCTCGCCTACGCGGGGACCATCGATTCACCGCTGTGGCGGGACGGTCTGTGGTTGCGTCTGGCGCTGCCGCGGGCACTTGCCGGTGCGGATCCCGCGGCTCCGCCGTCCGGACCCGACGGCGACCACGATGCCGCCATTGCGGCACTCGAATCGCTGAATCGCTCGGATGCGGGTTTCAGCGTGCTGGCGAACGTGCTCGATGACGAGACGGGAGATCGAGTATGA
- a CDS encoding fatty acyl-AMP ligase, with product MQTTYDFTDYFSTVTEWVARQPDQIALGYLEEGAGELTERAWTYAELVSHATAVAARLREDLEPGDRTLLLYPPGLPFVAAFLGCLAAGVVAVPAPLPDGRDKAQHRLAGIIADAGTRVVLTESSVAPLIAGWADALPTPIALIATDAIPVELGREFVPVRSAPSDTAFLQYTSGSTNAPKGVIVTHGNLVHNEQELGARIENDPSFSMLSWLPQFHDMGLIGMLLWPLFYGGTSRFLSPVTFIKHPIQWIRAMSKYRATVGVAPNFAFDLVARRCTHEALEGVDLSCVRSLLNGSEPVQWASIERFTTLLAPFGLAEHAVTPVYGLAEATLFVTGDPHGTPVTTAVVDGEALAENRLVVANEGAPRSRVLVASGRIGGIEVSVVGADGAPLPDGEIGEIWLRGTSVAAGYWNLPELSAEIFGATPIGGTGGWLRTGDLGTLVDGNLFITGRTKDVIIVNGRNLYAHDIEAAARAAAPALARGVGAAFAVGTPERLVLVHEIRPENLGDASLDDVLAAVRTAIFAEFATPLSDLVLVAKGEVARTTSGKIRRTHMRASYEGGRITAFADPRLASAGGDVVR from the coding sequence ATGCAGACGACGTACGATTTCACCGACTACTTCAGCACCGTCACCGAATGGGTTGCCCGACAACCGGATCAGATTGCCCTGGGCTACCTGGAAGAAGGTGCGGGCGAACTGACGGAGCGCGCGTGGACCTACGCCGAACTCGTAAGTCATGCCACCGCCGTGGCCGCACGTCTTCGTGAAGACCTGGAGCCCGGGGACCGTACCCTGCTGCTGTATCCGCCCGGGCTACCCTTTGTCGCGGCGTTTCTTGGCTGCTTGGCTGCCGGAGTGGTTGCGGTTCCCGCTCCACTGCCCGATGGTCGTGACAAGGCGCAGCACCGTCTTGCCGGCATCATCGCGGACGCGGGCACACGCGTTGTGCTGACGGAGTCGTCGGTTGCGCCACTTATCGCGGGCTGGGCCGACGCGCTGCCCACGCCGATCGCGCTCATCGCCACCGATGCGATTCCCGTCGAGCTGGGGCGCGAATTCGTTCCGGTGCGGTCGGCGCCTTCCGATACCGCCTTCCTGCAGTACACGTCGGGTTCGACCAATGCCCCGAAGGGTGTGATCGTCACCCACGGGAACCTCGTCCACAACGAGCAGGAACTCGGAGCCCGCATCGAGAATGACCCGTCGTTCTCGATGCTCAGCTGGCTGCCGCAGTTTCATGACATGGGCCTGATCGGCATGCTGCTCTGGCCGTTATTCTACGGCGGCACTTCGCGTTTCCTGTCACCTGTGACGTTTATCAAGCATCCCATCCAGTGGATCCGGGCCATGTCGAAGTACCGGGCGACCGTAGGAGTGGCACCGAACTTCGCCTTCGACCTGGTGGCACGGCGCTGCACGCACGAGGCGCTCGAGGGTGTCGATCTGTCGTGCGTACGGTCGCTACTCAACGGATCGGAGCCCGTGCAGTGGGCTTCTATCGAGCGGTTCACCACGCTGCTGGCTCCGTTCGGACTCGCGGAGCATGCGGTTACCCCGGTGTATGGGCTTGCCGAAGCCACGTTGTTCGTGACCGGCGATCCGCACGGCACGCCGGTCACCACCGCCGTTGTCGACGGTGAGGCGCTTGCCGAAAATCGGTTGGTGGTCGCCAACGAAGGCGCGCCACGGTCCCGAGTGCTGGTTGCCAGCGGCCGCATCGGTGGTATCGAAGTTTCGGTCGTCGGAGCCGACGGTGCACCTCTGCCCGACGGCGAAATCGGCGAGATCTGGCTGCGCGGAACGAGTGTGGCCGCTGGGTATTGGAACCTTCCGGAGTTGTCCGCCGAGATATTCGGCGCGACACCGATCGGCGGCACGGGCGGCTGGTTGCGTACCGGGGACCTGGGCACCCTGGTCGATGGCAACCTCTTCATCACCGGTCGCACCAAGGACGTCATCATTGTCAACGGCCGCAATCTCTACGCCCATGACATCGAGGCGGCCGCGCGTGCGGCCGCCCCGGCCCTGGCACGCGGGGTGGGCGCGGCATTCGCGGTCGGCACCCCTGAGCGGCTCGTGCTGGTTCACGAGATCCGCCCGGAGAATCTTGGTGATGCCTCCCTTGACGACGTGCTCGCGGCGGTACGCACCGCGATATTCGCCGAATTCGCCACCCCGCTGAGCGATTTGGTGCTGGTGGCCAAGGGGGAGGTAGCCCGTACCACCAGTGGCAAGATCCGTAGAACCCATATGCGAGCCTCCTATGAGGGGGGCCGGATCACGGCGTTCGCGGATCCGCGGCTGGCCTCCGCCGGCGGGGACGTCGTCCGGTGA
- the secA gene encoding preprotein translocase subunit SecA, producing the protein MLSKLLRLGEGRMVKRLKGVADYVNTLSDDIEKLSDAELQAKTGEFKGRLEKGETLDDLMPEAFAVAREASWRVLSQRHFDVQVMGGAALHAGNIAEMKTGEGKTLTCVLPAYLNALAGKGTHVVTVNDYLAKRDSEWMGRVHRFLGLDVGVILSQMTPLERRDAYNADITYGTNNEFGFDYLRDNMTHSLDELVQRGHAFAIVDEVDSILIDEARTPLIISGPADGASNWYTEFARIVPLMEKDTHYEVDIRKRTIGVHELGVEFVEDQLGIDNLYEAANSPLVSYLNNAIKAKELFTRDKDYIVREGEVLIVDEFTGRVLMGRRYNEGMHQAIEAKERVEIKAENQTLATITLQNYFRLYDKLAGMTGTAQTEAAELNEIYKLGVVSIPTNRPMVRKDQSDLIYKTEEAKYIAVVDDVVERYEKGQPVLIGTTSVERSEYLSRQFTKRRVPHNVLNAKYHEQEAAIIAEAGRRGAITVATNMAGRGTDIVLGGNPDFLADKHLREQGLDPVETPDEYQAAWDETLQKFKDAAETEAKEVQEAGGLYVLGTERHESRRIDNQLRGRSGRQGDPGESRFYLSLQDELMRRFNGAALETILTRMNVPDDVPIEAKMVTNAIKSAQTQVEQQNFEVRKNVLKYDEVMNQQRKVIYAERRRILDGEDLQPQIQEMITDTIAAYVDGATADGYHEDWDFDALWTALKTLYPVSLKPEELIASGEYGEADELSPEDLKAALLEDAKKAYKAREAEIDGLAGEGSMRQLERNILLSVIDRKWREHLYEMDYLKEGIGLRAMAQRDPLVEYQREGYDMFTAMLDGLKEESVGFLFNINVEVQQPDGAAVAPQEAPEGLAEFASAAAQAAHGELRAKGLEESTPELTYSGPAEDGSAQSRHENGAASASGGGTRRERREAARNAGRTSKPAKSRRKR; encoded by the coding sequence GTGCTGTCGAAGTTGCTGCGCCTCGGTGAAGGTCGCATGGTCAAGCGTCTCAAGGGCGTGGCCGATTACGTCAACACCCTGTCCGACGACATCGAGAAGCTCTCCGATGCCGAGCTGCAGGCCAAGACCGGCGAGTTCAAGGGGCGCCTGGAGAAGGGCGAGACCCTTGATGACCTGATGCCCGAGGCATTCGCGGTCGCGCGGGAGGCATCCTGGCGCGTGCTGAGCCAGCGGCACTTCGATGTGCAGGTGATGGGTGGCGCCGCGCTGCACGCAGGAAACATCGCCGAGATGAAGACCGGTGAAGGCAAGACCCTGACCTGTGTGCTGCCCGCATATCTGAACGCGCTGGCCGGTAAGGGCACCCACGTCGTCACCGTCAACGACTACCTGGCCAAGCGTGACTCGGAGTGGATGGGCCGCGTACACCGCTTCCTAGGGCTGGATGTGGGCGTGATCCTGTCGCAGATGACCCCGTTGGAGCGTCGCGACGCGTACAACGCCGACATCACCTACGGCACCAACAATGAGTTCGGCTTCGACTATCTGCGCGACAACATGACCCATTCGCTCGACGAGCTGGTGCAACGTGGACATGCCTTCGCCATCGTCGACGAGGTCGACTCGATCCTCATCGACGAGGCCCGAACCCCGCTGATCATCTCGGGCCCGGCCGATGGCGCGTCCAATTGGTACACCGAGTTCGCACGGATCGTCCCCCTGATGGAGAAGGACACCCACTACGAGGTGGACATCCGCAAGCGCACTATCGGGGTGCACGAGCTGGGCGTGGAGTTCGTCGAAGACCAGCTGGGCATCGACAATCTGTACGAGGCGGCCAACTCGCCGCTGGTGAGCTACCTGAACAACGCCATCAAGGCCAAGGAACTGTTCACCCGCGACAAGGACTACATCGTGCGCGAGGGTGAGGTGCTGATCGTCGACGAGTTCACCGGCCGTGTGCTGATGGGGCGTCGTTACAACGAGGGCATGCACCAGGCCATCGAGGCCAAGGAGCGGGTGGAGATCAAGGCCGAGAACCAGACGCTGGCCACCATCACCCTGCAGAACTACTTCCGTCTCTACGACAAGCTCGCCGGCATGACCGGTACTGCCCAGACCGAGGCGGCCGAGCTCAACGAGATCTACAAGCTCGGTGTGGTGTCCATCCCCACCAACAGGCCGATGGTGCGCAAGGACCAGTCCGACCTCATCTACAAGACCGAGGAAGCCAAGTACATCGCCGTTGTCGACGATGTGGTGGAGCGGTACGAGAAGGGACAGCCCGTCCTCATCGGTACCACGAGTGTTGAACGCTCCGAATACCTTTCGCGACAGTTCACCAAGCGTCGCGTTCCGCACAATGTGCTCAACGCCAAGTACCACGAACAAGAAGCCGCCATCATCGCGGAGGCCGGGCGCCGCGGCGCCATCACGGTGGCCACCAACATGGCCGGCCGTGGTACCGACATCGTGCTGGGCGGTAACCCGGACTTTCTGGCGGACAAGCACCTTCGCGAGCAAGGCCTGGACCCGGTGGAGACTCCGGACGAATACCAGGCCGCCTGGGACGAGACGCTGCAGAAGTTCAAGGACGCTGCCGAAACCGAGGCCAAGGAGGTGCAGGAGGCCGGTGGACTATACGTGCTGGGCACCGAACGGCACGAATCACGGCGTATCGACAACCAGCTGCGTGGGCGCTCCGGGCGTCAGGGCGACCCGGGCGAGTCCCGCTTCTATCTGTCGCTGCAGGATGAACTGATGCGCCGCTTCAATGGTGCTGCGCTGGAAACGATCCTGACGCGCATGAACGTCCCGGACGACGTGCCGATCGAGGCCAAGATGGTGACCAATGCCATCAAGAGTGCGCAAACTCAGGTTGAGCAGCAGAACTTCGAGGTCCGAAAGAACGTCCTCAAGTACGACGAGGTGATGAACCAACAGCGCAAGGTCATCTATGCCGAGCGTCGCCGGATCCTCGACGGGGAGGATCTGCAGCCGCAGATCCAGGAGATGATCACCGACACCATCGCCGCCTACGTCGATGGCGCCACCGCCGATGGCTACCACGAGGACTGGGACTTCGACGCGCTCTGGACCGCGCTCAAGACGCTGTACCCGGTAAGCCTCAAGCCCGAAGAGCTGATCGCCTCCGGCGAGTACGGTGAGGCCGACGAACTGAGCCCCGAGGATCTCAAGGCTGCCCTGCTCGAGGACGCGAAGAAGGCTTATAAGGCAAGGGAAGCCGAGATCGACGGGCTGGCGGGTGAGGGCTCTATGCGCCAACTGGAGCGCAACATTCTGCTCAGTGTGATCGACCGCAAATGGCGTGAGCACCTCTACGAGATGGACTACCTCAAGGAGGGCATCGGCCTGCGTGCCATGGCGCAGCGCGACCCGCTGGTCGAGTACCAGCGCGAGGGCTACGACATGTTCACCGCGATGCTTGACGGCCTCAAGGAAGAGTCGGTGGGCTTCCTGTTCAATATCAACGTCGAGGTCCAGCAGCCGGACGGCGCCGCCGTCGCCCCTCAGGAAGCACCCGAGGGTCTGGCTGAATTCGCTTCTGCCGCAGCTCAAGCCGCGCACGGGGAGCTGCGGGCCAAGGGGCTTGAAGAGTCCACTCCGGAGCTGACGTATTCGGGTCCTGCCGAGGACGGTTCGGCGCAGTCCCGACACGAAAACGGCGCAGCCTCGGCGTCGGGTGGTGGCACGCGCCGTGAGCGCCGGGAAGCGGCACGCAACGCGGGACGCACCTCCAAGCCGGCGAAGTCGCGCCGCAAGCGCTAG
- a CDS encoding PaaI family thioesterase: MRYPTAISQLLDFEIVAAETGTASVRVETDPAKHGNQQGTVHGGFLVELADAAIGTAHSTLMRPGETFTSIDIRAAFLRPVWADTLVATARPAHVGRTITHYTCEVARGDGKAVASVTSTVMTLRGDRAAGR, from the coding sequence ATGCGCTACCCGACCGCCATCTCGCAGCTGCTTGACTTCGAAATTGTCGCCGCGGAAACCGGCACCGCGTCGGTTCGGGTGGAGACGGATCCGGCCAAGCACGGCAATCAGCAGGGCACCGTGCACGGTGGATTCCTGGTAGAACTGGCCGACGCCGCGATCGGGACCGCGCATTCCACTCTGATGCGGCCGGGGGAGACCTTCACCAGCATCGATATCCGTGCCGCCTTCCTGCGTCCGGTGTGGGCCGACACCCTTGTCGCGACCGCGCGACCAGCGCATGTGGGCCGCACCATCACCCACTACACCTGCGAGGTAGCGCGGGGTGACGGTAAGGCAGTGGCCTCGGTGACCAGCACCGTCATGACGCTGCGCGGCGACCGGGCGGCGGGGCGATAG
- a CDS encoding PLP-dependent aminotransferase family protein, whose product MRIRRHAAVADGIAEQIRTGALPAGTRLPTHRALAARHGIAVATASRVYRDLTASGLVVGEPGRGTFVRDLSGFAGLEPARLSAGQRTADLSFNQPLSTGQDDELRQALRGLAAEGDLTSLLYQQPPGGRSRDRAAIASYLLGRGIDVAPHSVLITGGAQQGLDALLVALAEPRAVVAVDALTYPGIRMLATARHLDLAAVRADTTGMDIDHLEWLCGQRPISMLYLIPTLHNPLGYILGASARQRIAALAARHDFHIIEDATYAFLEPAAPPPVQTVAPERTFYIGSMSKNLASGLRIGYVVAPLARRPALIRSLRATSWGASSIASALTTRWLTDGTAAKLEKQRREDARQRQVIARAELAGLDYHAHPASYSGWLTLPEHARSDVIAHELAEHGIMVTTADAFATTAHAPNALRLALATPELSELTAALRHIRTATT is encoded by the coding sequence GTGCGCATTCGACGTCATGCCGCGGTCGCCGACGGGATCGCCGAGCAGATCAGGACCGGTGCGCTCCCCGCCGGAACCCGGCTGCCCACCCATCGTGCGCTGGCGGCGCGCCACGGCATCGCGGTCGCCACAGCGAGCCGCGTCTATCGCGATCTGACCGCGTCCGGGCTCGTCGTCGGCGAGCCCGGACGCGGCACATTCGTGCGCGACCTCAGCGGCTTCGCCGGGCTGGAGCCCGCCCGGCTTTCCGCCGGCCAGCGCACCGCCGATCTTTCCTTCAACCAGCCCCTATCGACCGGGCAGGACGACGAGCTGCGCCAGGCATTGCGTGGTTTGGCAGCCGAGGGCGACCTGACCAGCCTGCTGTATCAGCAGCCTCCGGGCGGGCGCAGCCGCGACCGCGCGGCGATCGCCAGCTACCTGCTGGGGCGCGGTATCGACGTCGCGCCGCACAGCGTCCTGATAACCGGCGGGGCCCAACAGGGTTTGGATGCTCTCCTGGTGGCACTCGCCGAGCCGCGTGCTGTCGTCGCCGTCGACGCACTCACCTATCCGGGCATCAGAATGCTGGCCACCGCACGGCACCTCGACCTGGCCGCGGTCCGCGCCGACACCACCGGTATGGACATCGACCATCTGGAATGGCTGTGCGGTCAGCGACCGATCTCGATGCTGTATCTCATTCCCACACTGCATAATCCGCTGGGTTACATCCTCGGCGCGAGCGCGCGTCAACGCATCGCCGCGCTGGCCGCACGCCATGACTTCCACATCATCGAGGACGCGACGTACGCGTTTCTGGAGCCCGCGGCGCCCCCACCCGTGCAAACAGTTGCACCGGAACGCACGTTCTATATCGGGAGCATGTCCAAGAATCTGGCCTCCGGGCTACGCATCGGATACGTCGTCGCTCCCCTTGCCCGACGTCCGGCGCTGATCCGCTCGTTGCGCGCAACGAGCTGGGGCGCGTCCAGCATCGCCAGCGCCCTGACAACGCGCTGGCTGACCGACGGCACCGCGGCGAAGCTGGAGAAGCAACGCCGCGAGGATGCCCGCCAACGCCAAGTCATCGCCCGGGCCGAGCTGGCCGGTCTCGATTACCACGCCCATCCCGCGTCGTATTCCGGCTGGCTCACCCTCCCCGAGCATGCACGCAGCGACGTCATCGCGCACGAGCTCGCAGAACACGGGATCATGGTGACCACGGCCGACGCGTTCGCGACAACGGCACACGCACCAAACGCACTGCGCCTAGCGCTGGCCACGCCCGAGCTATCCGAGCTCACCGCCGCGCTGCGTCATATACGCACGGCGACAACATGA
- the hpf gene encoding ribosome hibernation-promoting factor, HPF/YfiA family yields MSSTSKASVALEDGERAAQADIVVKGRNVEIPDHFRIFVNDKLTRLERYDKTLYLFDVELEHERNRRQKKSCQRVEITARGRGPVVRGEACADTFHSALEAAVAKLESRLRRGRDRRKVHYGDKTPVSLAEATAVLPADAFTPPVAVNGAHSHNGAEVDDGHGPGQIVRTKEHPAKPMTVDDALYEMELVGHDFFLFHDQSSGRPSVVYRRHAYDYGLIRLGE; encoded by the coding sequence TTGTCAAGCACATCAAAGGCATCCGTTGCACTTGAGGACGGGGAGCGGGCGGCCCAGGCCGATATCGTGGTCAAGGGCCGAAACGTAGAAATCCCCGATCACTTCCGAATCTTTGTGAACGACAAACTGACCCGTCTGGAACGTTACGACAAGACCCTTTACCTCTTTGATGTAGAACTCGAACACGAACGCAATCGTCGCCAGAAGAAGAGCTGCCAGCGCGTGGAGATCACCGCGCGGGGCCGGGGGCCGGTTGTCCGCGGCGAGGCATGCGCCGACACGTTCCACAGCGCGCTCGAAGCTGCCGTCGCCAAGCTGGAAAGTCGGCTGCGTCGGGGCCGTGACCGCCGCAAGGTTCACTACGGGGACAAGACGCCGGTTTCGCTCGCCGAGGCCACCGCCGTCCTGCCGGCCGATGCTTTCACGCCGCCCGTCGCCGTGAACGGCGCGCACAGTCATAACGGTGCCGAGGTTGATGATGGCCACGGCCCCGGTCAGATCGTGCGCACCAAGGAACACCCGGCCAAGCCGATGACGGTCGATGACGCGCTGTACGAGATGGAACTGGTCGGTCACGACTTTTTCCTCTTCCACGACCAGTCGTCCGGTCGCCCATCGGTGGTGTACCGCAGGCACGCGTATGACTACGGCCTGATACGCCTCGGGGAATAG